One Onychostoma macrolepis isolate SWU-2019 chromosome 15, ASM1243209v1, whole genome shotgun sequence DNA segment encodes these proteins:
- the LOC131520676 gene encoding olfactory receptor 52B4-like — MSSAGNIYNVSSDLSLQGFDLSPEKAIVAFVFAALNYIIILFCNSFLLFTVITNKGLHEPMYILLLNLPINDLIGSTCLFPHVMRELLFDTRTMPFSICITQAFFIHVYAVSVVFILTAMAYDRYVAICQPMRYTTIMSKLHLTKIISLVWLSNLTLMAILFILLLRLPRCRSYLAHPYCDNPSLLQLVCADTTINNLYGLLITALCQVLTVGLILYTYLRILIACFHNKSSDTRSKALQTCGTHLVVFVLFECLGLFTIISYRIKDISPHLRKFIAVGAMILPPTMNPVIYGLRTKEIRVKGIKFFQREVFTS, encoded by the coding sequence ATGTCTTCAGCTGGCAATATCTACAATGTGTCATCTGATCTGTCTCTTCAGGGCTTTGATCTGTCCCCTGAGAAAGCCATTGTTGCATTTGTCTTTGCTGCTCTGAATTATATAATCATATTGTTCTGCAACTCTTTCCTTCTGTTCACTGTCATAACCAATAAGGGTCTTCATGAACCGATGTATATTCTCCTGTTAAATTTGCCCATTAATGACCTCATAGGTTCTACATGCCTGTTCCCTCATGTCATGCGGGAGCTCCTGTTTGACACCAGGACCATGCCTTTCTCTATCTGTATCACTCAAGCATTCTTCATACATGTATACGCCGTATCAGTGGTCTTCATCTTGACTGCCATGGCATACGACAGATATGTGGCCATCTGCCAGCCGATGAGATACACTACCATTATGAGCAAACTTCACCTCACAAAGATCATCTCGTTGGTATGGCTCTCTAATTTGACACTGATGGCCATTCTTTTCATTCTTCTCCTGCGTTTGCCTCGCTGTAGGTCTTACCTTGCCCATCCGTACTGTGACAACCCTTCCCTGCTTCAACTGGTCTGTGCAGACACGACCATTAATAACCTTTACGGACTTCTGATAACAGCTCTATGTCAGGTGTTAACAGTGGGTCTGATTTTGTACACTTACCTACGGATACTCATAGCCTGTTTCCACAACAAAAGCTCTGATACGAGAAGTAAAGCTTTGCAGACGTGTGGCACACATCTAgttgtctttgttttgtttgagtGTTTGGGTCTTTTCACCATTATCTCGTACAGGATAAAAGATATTTCCCCTCACTTAAGAAAATTCATTGCGGTTGGTGCTATGATATTGCCACCGACAATGAATCCTGTTATATATGGATTGAGAACTAAGGAAATCAGGGTCAAAGGGATCAAATTTTTCCAGCGAGAGGTTTTCACATCATGA